Proteins encoded together in one Lathyrus oleraceus cultivar Zhongwan6 chromosome 5, CAAS_Psat_ZW6_1.0, whole genome shotgun sequence window:
- the LOC127083742 gene encoding probable galactinol--sucrose galactosyltransferase 2 isoform X2, giving the protein MTNTVAPTVKNECLMVKGHVILTRVPENIVVSPVSTGSAFLGATSPIPSSRHVFILGTLRGHRLLSLFRVKIWWMIPRVGRSASDVPMETQLLLVEAREETEIKPDFSSDSQEHEQENISYILFLPVLDGAFRATLQGTALNELQFCVESGDACVQTCQSLEAVFVNSGDNPFELIKDSIKILEKHKGTFCHLENKEIPVHLDWFGWCTWDAFYTQVNPQGIKEGIQSLSSGGFTPKFVIVDDGWQEALNEFHKEGEPLVEGTQFATRLIDIKENRKFSSAGSNNSCNNLHDFVHSIKHNLSVKYVYMWHALAGYWGGVLPSSDAMKKYNPKLAYPIQSPSNLGNLRDIAMDSLEKYGVGIIDPSKLYEFYNDYHEYLASCGVDGVKVDVQNLIETLGSGYGGRVSLTKQYQEALETSIARNFKRNNLICCMCHNSDSIYSSKKSAVARASEDFMPREPAFQTLHIASVAFNSLLLGEIFVPDWDMFQSKHETAEFHAAARAIGGCAVYVSDKPGNHDFKILKKLVLPNGSVLRARYAGRPTRDCLFQDPVMDGKSLLKIWNLNKLTGVIGVFNCQGAGCWPMKSSEVTPTHLTISEKIRPLDVELLEDIAGEKWNGDCILYAFNAGLLSKLPSRGKLQVSLETLQCEVYTVSPIRGLFPTKWHQSFKVLKMANGGFPFQMPMLTKNNYDNWSIKMKALLGAQDVWDIVEKDFNEQDEASLSQGVKETLRESRKRDKKALFLIYQSVDEDTFEKISNATTAKEAWDKLQTCNKGVEQVFGHVQFAPIGLLDMYNSGGAVEKLSCTMDVADCITVKIQSRGGGRFGAYSNERPKSCLVDMKEEEFCYNSEDELLTIKLDGEGNSKDIEFVFQELRFHTDH; this is encoded by the exons ATGACGAATACGGTTGCGCCTACGGTAAAGAACGAGTGTCTTATGGTGAAAGGTCACGTGATTTTGACGCGTGTCCCCGAAAACATTGTGGTTTCTCCCGTTTCCACAGGGTCCGCTTTTTTAGGTGCAACTTCCCCAATTCCAAGCTCCCGTCATGTCTTCATTCTCGGCACTCTCCG GGGACATAGATTGTTATCTTTATTTAGAGTCAAAATATGGTGGATGATACCTCGAGTAGGAAGATCCGCGAGCGATGTTCCAATGGAAACTCAATTGCTGCTAGTAGAAGCAAGAGAAGAGACTGAAATTAAACCAGATTtttcttctgattctcaagaGCATGAACAAGAGAATATTTCCTACATTCTCTTCTTGCCTGTGTTGGATGGAGCATTTCGCGCAACTTTGCAAGGAACTGCATTGAACGAGCTTCAGTTCTGCGTTGAAAGTG GAGATGCCTGTGTTCAAACTTGTCAATCACTTGAGGCAGTATTTGTAAATTCAGGCGACAATCCATTTGAGCTAATCAAGGATTCTATCAA GATATTAGAGAAACACAAAGGAACTTTCTGTCATCTTGAAAACAAGGAGATTCCTGTACATCTTGATTGGTTTGGTTGGTGCACTTGGGATGCATTTTACACTCAAGTAAATCCACAAGGAATAAAAGAGGGGATTCAAAG TCTCTCAAGTGGAGGTTTTACACCAAAGTTTGTCATTGTTGATGATGGATGGCAAGAGGCGCTCAACGAGTTTCACAAAGAAGGCGAACCACTAGTTGAAGGAACTCA GTTTGCAACAAGACTTATAGACATTAAGGAAAATAGAAAGTTCAGCAGTGCTGGTTCCAACAATTCTTGCAACAATCTCCATGATTTTGTTCATTCTATCAAACATAATTTGAGTGTAAA ATACGTTTACATGTGGCATGCTTTAGCTGGTTATTGGGGAGGAGTGCTCCCATCTTCAGATGCGATGAAAAAGTATAATCCGAAGCTTGCATATCCTATTCAGTCACCTAGTAACTTAGGGAACCTAAGAGATATTGCCATGGACAGCTTGGAAAAATATGGAGTTGGAATCATAGATCCATCAAAATTATATGAATTTTACAACGACTATCACGAATATCTTGCTAGCTGTGGCGTCGATGGAGTCAAGGTAGATGTCCAAAATTTGATAGAAACTTTGGGTTCAGGATACGGTGGACGTGTTTCATTAACCAAACAGTATCAAGAAGCATTAGAGACATCAATTGCAAGGAACTTTAAGCGCAATAACCTCATTTGTTGCATGTGTCACAACTCTGATTCAATTTACAG TTCAAAGAAGAGTGCAGTAGCAAGAGCTTCCGAGGATTTCATGCCAAGGGAACCAGCATTTCAAACCTTACACATTGCGTCGGTAGCTTTTAACAGCCTTCTTCTAGGAGAGATATTTGTACCAGACTGGGATATGTTCCAA AGCAAGCACGAGACAGCTGAGTTTCATGCTGCAGCAAGAGCAATAGGTGGTTGTGCAGTATATGTTAG TGATAAGCCAGGAAATCATGATTTTAAAATCCTGAAGAAACTAGTACTGCCTAATGGATCAGTCTTGAGAGCAAGATATGCAGGTCGTCCTACTCGAGATTGTTTGTTTCAAGATCCTGTAATGGATGGTAAAAG TCTGCTGAAAATTTGGAACTTGAACAAGCTGACTGGGGTGATAGGTGTCTTTAATTGCCAAGGAGCAGGATGCTGGCCAATGAAATCTTCAGAAGTCACACCGACACACTTAACCATTTCAGAGAAAATTAGACCACTTGATGTTGAGTTACTTGAAGACATAGCAGGTGAAAAATGGAATGGAGACTGCATATTATATGCCTTCAATGCAG GCTTGCTTTCCAAGCTACCAAGTCGAGGAAAACTACAAGTGTCCTTGGAGACTCTTCAATGTGAAGTATACACAGTATCTCCAATCCGG GGTCTATTTCCAACAAAGTGGCATCAGAGCTTCAAGGTCCTAAAAATGGCGAATGGAGGTTTCCCTTTTCAAATGCCGATGCTCACAAAGAACAACTATGACAATTGGAGTATCAAGATGAAGGCGCTACTAGGAGCTCAAGATGTGTGGGATATTGTTGAGAAAGACTTCAATGAGCAAGATGAAGCCTCGCTAAGCCAAGGGGTAAAGGAGACATTGAGGGAGTCAAGAAAGAGAGACAAGAAAGCTCTCTTCCTCATTTATCAATCGGTGGATGAAGATACATTTGAGAAGATCTCCAACGCAACGACGGCCAAAGAAGCATGGGACAAACTTCAAACTTGCAACAAAGGAGTGGAACAG GTGTTTGGTCATGTACAATTTGCACCAATTGGATTGCTTGACATGTACAATTCCGGAGGAGCTGTAGAAAAACTGTCCTGTACAATGGATGTTGCAGATTGCATAACAGTAAAAATCCAAAGCAGGGGAGGTGGCCGTTTTGGAGCATACTCTAATGAGAGACCGAAAAGTTGCTTGGTGGACATGAAGGAGGAGGAGTTTTGTTACAACTCTGAAGATGAATTACTGACAATTAAACTTGATGGTGAAGGCAATTCAAAGGACATAGAATTTGTATTCCAAGAGTTAAG GTTTCACACGGATCACTAA
- the LOC127083742 gene encoding probable galactinol--sucrose galactosyltransferase 2 isoform X3: MTNTVAPTVKNECLMVKGHVILTRVPENIVVSPVSTGSAFLGATSPIPSSRHVFILGTLRGHRLLSLFRVKIWWMIPRVGRSASDVPMETQLLLVEAREETEIKPDFSSDSQEHEQENISYILFLPVLDGAFRATLQGTALNELQFCVESGDACVQTCQSLEAVFVNSGDNPFELIKDSIKILEKHKGTFCHLENKEIPVHLDWFGWCTWDAFYTQVNPQGIKEGIQSLSSGGFTPKFVIVDDGWQEALNEFHKEGEPLVEGTQFATRLIDIKENRKFSSAGSNNSCNNLHDFVHSIKHNLSVKYVYMWHALAGYWGGVLPSSDAMKKYNPKLAYPIQSPSNLGNLRDIAMDSLEKYGVGIIDPSKLYEFYNDYHEYLASCGVDGVKVDVQNLIETLGSGYGGRVSLTKQYQEALETSIARNFKRNNLICCMCHNSDSIYSSKKSAVARASEDFMPREPAFQTLHIASVAFNSLLLGEIFVPDWDMFQSKHETAEFHAAARAIGGCAVYVSDKPGNHDFKILKKLVLPNGSVLRARYAGRPTRDCLFQDPVMDGKSLLKIWNLNKLTGVIGVFNCQGAGCWPMKSSEVTPTHLTISEKIRPLDVELLEDIAGEKWNGDCILYAFNAGLLSKLPSRGKLQVSLETLQCEVYTVSPIRVFGHVQFAPIGLLDMYNSGGAVEKLSCTMDVADCITVKIQSRGGGRFGAYSNERPKSCLVDMKEEEFCYNSEDELLTIKLDGEGNSKDIEFVFQELR; encoded by the exons ATGACGAATACGGTTGCGCCTACGGTAAAGAACGAGTGTCTTATGGTGAAAGGTCACGTGATTTTGACGCGTGTCCCCGAAAACATTGTGGTTTCTCCCGTTTCCACAGGGTCCGCTTTTTTAGGTGCAACTTCCCCAATTCCAAGCTCCCGTCATGTCTTCATTCTCGGCACTCTCCG GGGACATAGATTGTTATCTTTATTTAGAGTCAAAATATGGTGGATGATACCTCGAGTAGGAAGATCCGCGAGCGATGTTCCAATGGAAACTCAATTGCTGCTAGTAGAAGCAAGAGAAGAGACTGAAATTAAACCAGATTtttcttctgattctcaagaGCATGAACAAGAGAATATTTCCTACATTCTCTTCTTGCCTGTGTTGGATGGAGCATTTCGCGCAACTTTGCAAGGAACTGCATTGAACGAGCTTCAGTTCTGCGTTGAAAGTG GAGATGCCTGTGTTCAAACTTGTCAATCACTTGAGGCAGTATTTGTAAATTCAGGCGACAATCCATTTGAGCTAATCAAGGATTCTATCAA GATATTAGAGAAACACAAAGGAACTTTCTGTCATCTTGAAAACAAGGAGATTCCTGTACATCTTGATTGGTTTGGTTGGTGCACTTGGGATGCATTTTACACTCAAGTAAATCCACAAGGAATAAAAGAGGGGATTCAAAG TCTCTCAAGTGGAGGTTTTACACCAAAGTTTGTCATTGTTGATGATGGATGGCAAGAGGCGCTCAACGAGTTTCACAAAGAAGGCGAACCACTAGTTGAAGGAACTCA GTTTGCAACAAGACTTATAGACATTAAGGAAAATAGAAAGTTCAGCAGTGCTGGTTCCAACAATTCTTGCAACAATCTCCATGATTTTGTTCATTCTATCAAACATAATTTGAGTGTAAA ATACGTTTACATGTGGCATGCTTTAGCTGGTTATTGGGGAGGAGTGCTCCCATCTTCAGATGCGATGAAAAAGTATAATCCGAAGCTTGCATATCCTATTCAGTCACCTAGTAACTTAGGGAACCTAAGAGATATTGCCATGGACAGCTTGGAAAAATATGGAGTTGGAATCATAGATCCATCAAAATTATATGAATTTTACAACGACTATCACGAATATCTTGCTAGCTGTGGCGTCGATGGAGTCAAGGTAGATGTCCAAAATTTGATAGAAACTTTGGGTTCAGGATACGGTGGACGTGTTTCATTAACCAAACAGTATCAAGAAGCATTAGAGACATCAATTGCAAGGAACTTTAAGCGCAATAACCTCATTTGTTGCATGTGTCACAACTCTGATTCAATTTACAG TTCAAAGAAGAGTGCAGTAGCAAGAGCTTCCGAGGATTTCATGCCAAGGGAACCAGCATTTCAAACCTTACACATTGCGTCGGTAGCTTTTAACAGCCTTCTTCTAGGAGAGATATTTGTACCAGACTGGGATATGTTCCAA AGCAAGCACGAGACAGCTGAGTTTCATGCTGCAGCAAGAGCAATAGGTGGTTGTGCAGTATATGTTAG TGATAAGCCAGGAAATCATGATTTTAAAATCCTGAAGAAACTAGTACTGCCTAATGGATCAGTCTTGAGAGCAAGATATGCAGGTCGTCCTACTCGAGATTGTTTGTTTCAAGATCCTGTAATGGATGGTAAAAG TCTGCTGAAAATTTGGAACTTGAACAAGCTGACTGGGGTGATAGGTGTCTTTAATTGCCAAGGAGCAGGATGCTGGCCAATGAAATCTTCAGAAGTCACACCGACACACTTAACCATTTCAGAGAAAATTAGACCACTTGATGTTGAGTTACTTGAAGACATAGCAGGTGAAAAATGGAATGGAGACTGCATATTATATGCCTTCAATGCAG GCTTGCTTTCCAAGCTACCAAGTCGAGGAAAACTACAAGTGTCCTTGGAGACTCTTCAATGTGAAGTATACACAGTATCTCCAATCCGG GTGTTTGGTCATGTACAATTTGCACCAATTGGATTGCTTGACATGTACAATTCCGGAGGAGCTGTAGAAAAACTGTCCTGTACAATGGATGTTGCAGATTGCATAACAGTAAAAATCCAAAGCAGGGGAGGTGGCCGTTTTGGAGCATACTCTAATGAGAGACCGAAAAGTTGCTTGGTGGACATGAAGGAGGAGGAGTTTTGTTACAACTCTGAAGATGAATTACTGACAATTAAACTTGATGGTGAAGGCAATTCAAAGGACATAGAATTTGTATTCCAAGAGTTAAGGTAG
- the LOC127083742 gene encoding probable galactinol--sucrose galactosyltransferase 2 isoform X1, whose product MTNTVAPTVKNECLMVKGHVILTRVPENIVVSPVSTGSAFLGATSPIPSSRHVFILGTLRGHRLLSLFRVKIWWMIPRVGRSASDVPMETQLLLVEAREETEIKPDFSSDSQEHEQENISYILFLPVLDGAFRATLQGTALNELQFCVESGDACVQTCQSLEAVFVNSGDNPFELIKDSIKILEKHKGTFCHLENKEIPVHLDWFGWCTWDAFYTQVNPQGIKEGIQSLSSGGFTPKFVIVDDGWQEALNEFHKEGEPLVEGTQFATRLIDIKENRKFSSAGSNNSCNNLHDFVHSIKHNLSVKYVYMWHALAGYWGGVLPSSDAMKKYNPKLAYPIQSPSNLGNLRDIAMDSLEKYGVGIIDPSKLYEFYNDYHEYLASCGVDGVKVDVQNLIETLGSGYGGRVSLTKQYQEALETSIARNFKRNNLICCMCHNSDSIYSSKKSAVARASEDFMPREPAFQTLHIASVAFNSLLLGEIFVPDWDMFQSKHETAEFHAAARAIGGCAVYVSDKPGNHDFKILKKLVLPNGSVLRARYAGRPTRDCLFQDPVMDGKSLLKIWNLNKLTGVIGVFNCQGAGCWPMKSSEVTPTHLTISEKIRPLDVELLEDIAGEKWNGDCILYAFNAGLLSKLPSRGKLQVSLETLQCEVYTVSPIRGLFPTKWHQSFKVLKMANGGFPFQMPMLTKNNYDNWSIKMKALLGAQDVWDIVEKDFNEQDEASLSQGVKETLRESRKRDKKALFLIYQSVDEDTFEKISNATTAKEAWDKLQTCNKGVEQVFGHVQFAPIGLLDMYNSGGAVEKLSCTMDVADCITVKIQSRGGGRFGAYSNERPKSCLVDMKEEEFCYNSEDELLTIKLDGEGNSKDIEFVFQELRKRRGWRCNPI is encoded by the exons ATGACGAATACGGTTGCGCCTACGGTAAAGAACGAGTGTCTTATGGTGAAAGGTCACGTGATTTTGACGCGTGTCCCCGAAAACATTGTGGTTTCTCCCGTTTCCACAGGGTCCGCTTTTTTAGGTGCAACTTCCCCAATTCCAAGCTCCCGTCATGTCTTCATTCTCGGCACTCTCCG GGGACATAGATTGTTATCTTTATTTAGAGTCAAAATATGGTGGATGATACCTCGAGTAGGAAGATCCGCGAGCGATGTTCCAATGGAAACTCAATTGCTGCTAGTAGAAGCAAGAGAAGAGACTGAAATTAAACCAGATTtttcttctgattctcaagaGCATGAACAAGAGAATATTTCCTACATTCTCTTCTTGCCTGTGTTGGATGGAGCATTTCGCGCAACTTTGCAAGGAACTGCATTGAACGAGCTTCAGTTCTGCGTTGAAAGTG GAGATGCCTGTGTTCAAACTTGTCAATCACTTGAGGCAGTATTTGTAAATTCAGGCGACAATCCATTTGAGCTAATCAAGGATTCTATCAA GATATTAGAGAAACACAAAGGAACTTTCTGTCATCTTGAAAACAAGGAGATTCCTGTACATCTTGATTGGTTTGGTTGGTGCACTTGGGATGCATTTTACACTCAAGTAAATCCACAAGGAATAAAAGAGGGGATTCAAAG TCTCTCAAGTGGAGGTTTTACACCAAAGTTTGTCATTGTTGATGATGGATGGCAAGAGGCGCTCAACGAGTTTCACAAAGAAGGCGAACCACTAGTTGAAGGAACTCA GTTTGCAACAAGACTTATAGACATTAAGGAAAATAGAAAGTTCAGCAGTGCTGGTTCCAACAATTCTTGCAACAATCTCCATGATTTTGTTCATTCTATCAAACATAATTTGAGTGTAAA ATACGTTTACATGTGGCATGCTTTAGCTGGTTATTGGGGAGGAGTGCTCCCATCTTCAGATGCGATGAAAAAGTATAATCCGAAGCTTGCATATCCTATTCAGTCACCTAGTAACTTAGGGAACCTAAGAGATATTGCCATGGACAGCTTGGAAAAATATGGAGTTGGAATCATAGATCCATCAAAATTATATGAATTTTACAACGACTATCACGAATATCTTGCTAGCTGTGGCGTCGATGGAGTCAAGGTAGATGTCCAAAATTTGATAGAAACTTTGGGTTCAGGATACGGTGGACGTGTTTCATTAACCAAACAGTATCAAGAAGCATTAGAGACATCAATTGCAAGGAACTTTAAGCGCAATAACCTCATTTGTTGCATGTGTCACAACTCTGATTCAATTTACAG TTCAAAGAAGAGTGCAGTAGCAAGAGCTTCCGAGGATTTCATGCCAAGGGAACCAGCATTTCAAACCTTACACATTGCGTCGGTAGCTTTTAACAGCCTTCTTCTAGGAGAGATATTTGTACCAGACTGGGATATGTTCCAA AGCAAGCACGAGACAGCTGAGTTTCATGCTGCAGCAAGAGCAATAGGTGGTTGTGCAGTATATGTTAG TGATAAGCCAGGAAATCATGATTTTAAAATCCTGAAGAAACTAGTACTGCCTAATGGATCAGTCTTGAGAGCAAGATATGCAGGTCGTCCTACTCGAGATTGTTTGTTTCAAGATCCTGTAATGGATGGTAAAAG TCTGCTGAAAATTTGGAACTTGAACAAGCTGACTGGGGTGATAGGTGTCTTTAATTGCCAAGGAGCAGGATGCTGGCCAATGAAATCTTCAGAAGTCACACCGACACACTTAACCATTTCAGAGAAAATTAGACCACTTGATGTTGAGTTACTTGAAGACATAGCAGGTGAAAAATGGAATGGAGACTGCATATTATATGCCTTCAATGCAG GCTTGCTTTCCAAGCTACCAAGTCGAGGAAAACTACAAGTGTCCTTGGAGACTCTTCAATGTGAAGTATACACAGTATCTCCAATCCGG GGTCTATTTCCAACAAAGTGGCATCAGAGCTTCAAGGTCCTAAAAATGGCGAATGGAGGTTTCCCTTTTCAAATGCCGATGCTCACAAAGAACAACTATGACAATTGGAGTATCAAGATGAAGGCGCTACTAGGAGCTCAAGATGTGTGGGATATTGTTGAGAAAGACTTCAATGAGCAAGATGAAGCCTCGCTAAGCCAAGGGGTAAAGGAGACATTGAGGGAGTCAAGAAAGAGAGACAAGAAAGCTCTCTTCCTCATTTATCAATCGGTGGATGAAGATACATTTGAGAAGATCTCCAACGCAACGACGGCCAAAGAAGCATGGGACAAACTTCAAACTTGCAACAAAGGAGTGGAACAG GTGTTTGGTCATGTACAATTTGCACCAATTGGATTGCTTGACATGTACAATTCCGGAGGAGCTGTAGAAAAACTGTCCTGTACAATGGATGTTGCAGATTGCATAACAGTAAAAATCCAAAGCAGGGGAGGTGGCCGTTTTGGAGCATACTCTAATGAGAGACCGAAAAGTTGCTTGGTGGACATGAAGGAGGAGGAGTTTTGTTACAACTCTGAAGATGAATTACTGACAATTAAACTTGATGGTGAAGGCAATTCAAAGGACATAGAATTTGTATTCCAAGAGTTAAG AAAGCGCCGCGGTTGGAGGTGTAACCCTATATAG